The Salvelinus namaycush isolate Seneca chromosome 1, SaNama_1.0, whole genome shotgun sequence genome has a window encoding:
- the LOC120036090 gene encoding serine/threonine-protein phosphatase PGAM5, mitochondrial-like isoform X1 — MSYRRTIKLVCGFAGGSAVLVVAAAAAESRGYFGDTQGERSGQWSRFNILQAAQPATWSTGNHTVASTGHAWDFNWDKRDPSPLFTNGKKKENTSEDPSSEQENGKPKATRNILFIRHSQYNLSGSGDHERILTPLGREQAEFTGQRLAALGLKYDIMVYSTMARATETANIISKYLPGVELVSCDLLREGAPIEPVPPVNHWKPDAVQYHEDGARIEAAFRRYIHRADPKQKEDSYEIIVCHANVIRYFVCRALQFPPEGWLRMGLNNGSITWLTVRPSGRVALRTLGDSGFMPPDKLTRT; from the exons ATGTCATATCGGAGGACAATCAAACTCGTGTGTGGATTCGCTGGCGGATCAGCGGTGCTGGTTGTGGCGGCTGCCGCAGCTGAATCCCGTGGCTATTTCGGTGATACGCAAGGAGAGCGATCAGGTCAGTGGAGTCGGTTCAATATTCTCCAAGCTGCACAGCCAGCGACATGGTCAACGGGGAACCACACGGTTGCATCTACTGGACATGCCTGGGACTTCAACTGGGATAA GCGGGACCCGTCCCCACTGTTTACAAATGGGAAGAAGAAGGAGAACACCAGTGAAGACCCAAGCTCAGAGCAGGAGAATGGCAAACCCAAAGCCACACGCAACATCCTTTTCATCAGGCACTCCCAGTACAACCTGAGTGGGAGTGGAGACCATGAGAGAATCCTCACCCCTTTAG GTCGGGAGCAGGCTGAGTTTACTGGCCAGCGGTTGGCTGCCCTGGGGCTGAAGTATGACATCATGGTCTACTCCACTATGGCCAGGGCCACCGAGACGGCCAACATCATCAGCAAGTACCTCCCAG GGGTAGAGCTGGTGAGCTGTGATTTGCTGAGAGAAGGAGCACCCATCGAACCTGTGCCTCCTGTTAACCACTGGAAGCCTGACGCTGTG CAGTACCACGAGGACGGGGCCCGGATCGAGGCTGCCTTCCGTCGCTACATCCACCGCGCTGACCCCAAGCAGAAGGAGGACAGCTACGAGATCATCGTCTGTCATGCCAATGTCATCCGCTATTTCGTGTGCAG GGCTCTGCAGTTTCCCCCAGAGGGCTGGCTGAGGATGGGCCTGAACAACGGCAGCATCACCTGGCTCACTGTGCGCCCCAGCGGCAGAGTGGCACTGAGGACACTGGGAGACTCAGGGTTCATGCCCCCAGACAAACTCACACGGACCTGA
- the LOC120036090 gene encoding serine/threonine-protein phosphatase PGAM5, mitochondrial-like isoform X2 codes for MSYRRTIKLVCGFAGGSAVLVVAAAAAESRGYFGDTQGERSGQWSRFNILQAAQPATWSTGNHTVASTGHAWDFNWDKRDPSPLFTNGKKKENTSEDPSSEQENGKPKATRNILFIRHSQYNLSGSGDHERILTPLGREQAEFTGQRLAALGLKYDIMVYSTMARATETANIISKYLPGVELVSCDLLREGAPIEPVPPVNHWKPDAVQYHEDGARIEAAFRRYIHRADPKQKEDSYEIIVCHANVIRYFVCRLYPSLCVSGLCSFPQRAG; via the exons ATGTCATATCGGAGGACAATCAAACTCGTGTGTGGATTCGCTGGCGGATCAGCGGTGCTGGTTGTGGCGGCTGCCGCAGCTGAATCCCGTGGCTATTTCGGTGATACGCAAGGAGAGCGATCAGGTCAGTGGAGTCGGTTCAATATTCTCCAAGCTGCACAGCCAGCGACATGGTCAACGGGGAACCACACGGTTGCATCTACTGGACATGCCTGGGACTTCAACTGGGATAA GCGGGACCCGTCCCCACTGTTTACAAATGGGAAGAAGAAGGAGAACACCAGTGAAGACCCAAGCTCAGAGCAGGAGAATGGCAAACCCAAAGCCACACGCAACATCCTTTTCATCAGGCACTCCCAGTACAACCTGAGTGGGAGTGGAGACCATGAGAGAATCCTCACCCCTTTAG GTCGGGAGCAGGCTGAGTTTACTGGCCAGCGGTTGGCTGCCCTGGGGCTGAAGTATGACATCATGGTCTACTCCACTATGGCCAGGGCCACCGAGACGGCCAACATCATCAGCAAGTACCTCCCAG GGGTAGAGCTGGTGAGCTGTGATTTGCTGAGAGAAGGAGCACCCATCGAACCTGTGCCTCCTGTTAACCACTGGAAGCCTGACGCTGTG CAGTACCACGAGGACGGGGCCCGGATCGAGGCTGCCTTCCGTCGCTACATCCACCGCGCTGACCCCAAGCAGAAGGAGGACAGCTACGAGATCATCGTCTGTCATGCCAATGTCATCCGCTATTTCGTGTGCAG gctctatccctccctctgtGTCTCAGGGCTCTGCAGTTTCCCCCAGAGGGCTGGCTGA